From Microbacterium sufflavum:
TGCGGTCGCGACGGCGCTCATGGCCGATCACGCCAGGCGGGAGGCGAGCTCGTCGATCTTGTCGGGACGGAAGCCCGACCAGTGGTCCTCGTCGGTGACGACGACCGGCGCCTGCATGTAGCCGAGCGCCTTGACCTGCTCCAGGGCCGTCGGGTCCTCCGACAGGTCGTGGATCTCGTACTCGATGCCCTTGGCGTCGAGGGCGCGGTAGGTGGCGTTGCACTGAACGCAGGAAGGCTTGGTGTAGACCGTGATCGACATCTGATTCCCCTCGAATCTCTGGTTTCTCCGGCAGGCCCCCGCCGGGATCTCAATACTACATATGGGTGCGGACATTCGGAGTGACCACAAGGGGTAGTAGTTACATCCGTGTAGTTTTTCCACCGCTCTCCACTGATACAACACAGGTTCTCCACCGTTTCTTCCACAGGCGGAGGTGCGCTCGCAGCCCTCCCGAACCGCGTGAAATCGCGGCTGGGAAGACGCTGGGAGAGATCCATCCACAGGGGGCACCGTACGCCGGGCCTCGGACATCCGAATGCCTGTGGAATTCGCTCTTCGGCGTGTCGCGGGCGTGTCGCGGCGTGTCGTCCCCGACGCCGTCTCCGCAGCCCCCTCGCGGGCCGGTACCGTTGTCGGGTGGCGGGCTATCGGGATCTCCTTCGCACGCCGGGAGTCGGGCGCATGATCGCCGCCCAGCTCACCGCGCGGTTCCCCAACGGGATGATGTCTTTGGCGATCCTGCTGCACGTCGAACAGCAGACCGGCTCCTACGGATCGGCCGGTCTCGTGCTCGCCGCGACCAGCGTCGGACAGGCCGTCGCCGGGCCGATCACCAGCCGCTGGATGGGCGCGTGGGGCATGCGTCGCGTGCTCACCCTCACCCTGACGGTGTGCGTGCTCGCCGTGCTCGGCCTGGCCGTCCTCCCGCTCTCGGTGCCGGGATACATGGCGCTCGGCATGGTCGCCGGGCTCTCCACCCCTCCCGTGCAGGCCGCTGTGCGCACGATCTACCCCAAGCTCGTCAACGCCGGTCAGCTCACCCCGCTCTTCTCGCTCGACGCCTCGCTGCAGGAGATCATCTGGGTGCTCGCCCCCGTCGTCATCACCCTGGTCTCCACCCAGATCGGCACGACCGAAGGGCTGCTGCTGGTCGCGATCGTGCTCGTGGGCGGCGGCGCGTGGTTCATCCTCTCCCCCGAGGTGGGGCGCGTGCGCATCCCGCGCAGCCGCAACGCGCTCGGCACGGTCGTGCTCAAGCCCCCCGTGCTGCTGGCCACCGTGATCGGCTTCCTCCTGATCGGCGCCTGCTCGGCCGTGGAGGTCGGCGTCGTCGCGACATTCGAGCACGGCAGCCTCGCGGCGGGCCTCATCCTCGCGGTGTTCTCGGCGGGCAGCCTGGCCGGAGGCCTCGCGTTCGGCCACATCCCGATCGGCCCGTGGGCCATGGCCCGACGGCTCCTCATCGTCACGGTCGGGCTCGCGCTCACCATGGTCATGCTCAACGTTTTCTGGCTCGGGGGCACCCTGATCCTGGCGGGCATCGGCATCGCCCCCGCGCTCGCTGTCCTGTTCGCCATCACGACCGCGAGCGTCAAGTTCAGCGAGACAGCGGAGGCCTTCGGCTGGGCGGGAACCGGGCAGCTGATCGGCGCCGCCGCGGGGTCCGCCGTCGCGGGCTTCCTCGTCGACGTCGGCGACTGGCGCGGCGCCTACCTCGCCGCCACGATCTTCGCCGGCGTCGGTCTCCTGGTCTCCATCGTCTTCGTCCGCGCCTTCCCCGACCTGCGTCACCGCGACGCGAGCCCGCATCCCGACACCGAACCCCTGGCGGTCACCCCCTCATGAGCCTCCCCGTCCCCTCCCCCGCGCCCGAGATCGTCTGCGTCGGCGAGTCGATGGCCCTGATCACCCCCATCGGCGCACCGCTCGCGGACGCCGACACCGCGACCCTCACCCATGCCGGCGCGG
This genomic window contains:
- the nrdH gene encoding glutaredoxin-like protein NrdH, with amino-acid sequence MSITVYTKPSCVQCNATYRALDAKGIEYEIHDLSEDPTALEQVKALGYMQAPVVVTDEDHWSGFRPDKIDELASRLA
- a CDS encoding MFS transporter, which translates into the protein MIAAQLTARFPNGMMSLAILLHVEQQTGSYGSAGLVLAATSVGQAVAGPITSRWMGAWGMRRVLTLTLTVCVLAVLGLAVLPLSVPGYMALGMVAGLSTPPVQAAVRTIYPKLVNAGQLTPLFSLDASLQEIIWVLAPVVITLVSTQIGTTEGLLLVAIVLVGGGAWFILSPEVGRVRIPRSRNALGTVVLKPPVLLATVIGFLLIGACSAVEVGVVATFEHGSLAAGLILAVFSAGSLAGGLAFGHIPIGPWAMARRLLIVTVGLALTMVMLNVFWLGGTLILAGIGIAPALAVLFAITTASVKFSETAEAFGWAGTGQLIGAAAGSAVAGFLVDVGDWRGAYLAATIFAGVGLLVSIVFVRAFPDLRHRDASPHPDTEPLAVTPS